The following are encoded together in the Microterricola viridarii genome:
- the truA gene encoding tRNA pseudouridine(38-40) synthase TruA, which produces MSEQFQADGVRIRLDVAYDGTNFNGWGIQPILRTVQGDIESALATILQRNPPTPRLTVAGRTDAGVHATGQVAHLDLTPAQAASVLSPPRGRNARAADTDAAIALARRLNGILGQRGEIVITRASIAPEGFDARFGALWRRYEYRIADADSLRDPLQRTRTTWLPGRHRLEPMEEVAQALCGLHDFAAYCKPKPMATTIRTLQSFSWKRDDDGVLVASLQADAFCHSMVRALVGGCVAVGEGRMSVERMLELRTAGERTAAFKVMPARGLVLTQVGYPDDAALALRAAETRAHRKL; this is translated from the coding sequence GTGAGTGAGCAGTTTCAGGCGGACGGTGTCCGCATCCGCCTTGACGTTGCCTACGACGGCACCAACTTCAACGGCTGGGGGATCCAGCCCATCCTGCGGACCGTGCAGGGCGACATCGAGTCGGCCCTCGCCACGATCCTGCAGCGCAATCCGCCCACCCCGCGGCTCACGGTGGCCGGCCGCACCGATGCCGGCGTGCACGCGACCGGGCAGGTCGCGCACCTCGACCTCACCCCGGCGCAGGCAGCCAGCGTGCTCAGCCCGCCCCGCGGCCGCAACGCCCGGGCCGCCGACACCGACGCCGCCATCGCGCTGGCCCGCAGGCTGAACGGCATCCTGGGCCAGCGCGGTGAGATCGTGATCACGCGCGCCAGCATCGCCCCGGAGGGCTTCGACGCCCGCTTCGGAGCTCTCTGGCGCCGATACGAGTACCGCATCGCCGACGCCGACTCGCTGCGCGACCCGCTGCAGCGCACCCGAACCACCTGGCTGCCGGGCAGGCACCGGCTGGAGCCGATGGAGGAGGTTGCGCAGGCCCTGTGCGGGCTGCACGACTTCGCCGCCTACTGCAAGCCCAAGCCGATGGCCACCACGATCCGCACTCTGCAGAGCTTCTCGTGGAAGCGCGACGACGACGGCGTGCTCGTGGCGTCGCTGCAGGCCGATGCCTTCTGCCACAGCATGGTGCGCGCGCTGGTGGGCGGCTGTGTCGCGGTCGGTGAGGGCCGGATGAGCGTGGAGCGCATGCTCGAGCTGCGCACTGCTGGCGAGCGCACCGCCGCCTTCAAAGTGATGCCCGCCCGCGGGCTGGTGCTCACCCAGGTCGGCTACCCGGATGACGCCGCGCTCGCGCTGCGGGCCGCC